A single window of Pseudarthrobacter psychrotolerans DNA harbors:
- a CDS encoding DeoR/GlpR family DNA-binding transcription regulator → MLPAARHQAIVDAVQRERVVRVSDLAQQLGVSLMTVRRDIELLEEGGKLERIHGGAKLPGDVSTHEPGFELKSTQLTAEKRAIALEAAGLVHEGMAVGLSAGTTTWALAKELVNGPRITVVTNSVRIADLFHHAPSNGSVRFASTVILIGGERTPSDALVGPLATAALKQLHLDVLFLGVHGMDADAGFTTPNLLEAETDRAFVAAARKTVVLADHTKWGLLGISTIAALDAADEVISDAGLGPEAQRVLREKVGRLRLAAA, encoded by the coding sequence ATGCTCCCCGCAGCACGCCACCAGGCAATCGTGGACGCCGTCCAGCGCGAACGGGTTGTCCGTGTCTCGGACCTCGCCCAACAACTAGGTGTTTCGCTGATGACTGTCCGCCGGGATATCGAGCTTCTGGAGGAGGGCGGCAAGCTGGAGCGTATCCACGGCGGCGCCAAGCTCCCTGGCGATGTCAGTACGCACGAACCAGGCTTCGAGCTCAAGTCCACCCAGCTGACCGCGGAGAAAAGGGCCATCGCGCTGGAGGCTGCCGGCTTGGTGCATGAAGGCATGGCCGTCGGTCTGAGCGCCGGGACCACCACGTGGGCCCTTGCCAAGGAACTGGTCAACGGTCCGCGCATCACAGTGGTGACCAATTCCGTGCGCATCGCCGACCTCTTCCACCACGCCCCGTCCAACGGCTCGGTCCGCTTCGCGTCAACCGTGATCCTGATCGGCGGCGAACGCACTCCATCAGACGCTTTGGTGGGACCCCTCGCGACGGCGGCACTCAAGCAGCTGCACCTGGACGTGCTGTTCCTGGGCGTGCACGGCATGGACGCCGACGCCGGCTTCACCACACCCAACCTGTTGGAGGCCGAGACGGACCGGGCGTTCGTCGCCGCCGCCCGGAAAACCGTGGTCCTCGCCGATCACACCAAATGGGGGCTGCTGGGCATCAGCACCATCGCCGCGTTGGACGCGGCCGATGAGGTCATCAGCGACGCCGGGCTGGGCCCCGAGGCGCAACGTGTCCTGCGGGAGAAAGTTGGCAGGCTTCGGCTCGCCGCAGCCTAG
- a CDS encoding Gfo/Idh/MocA family oxidoreductase: MTFSIGVVGVGQFGGQFAHLFNLHPGVSSVYVVDEVSLRAAEAADRLHLAGVKASFNELLESDVDAVAIFTQRWTHGPLVEQALRAGKHVYSAVPMAISEEEIARIINAVRETGKVYMMGETSYYNPATVYARKQHAAGRFGRIFYTEGDYVHDMDLGFYDAYQYSGGERWKETASYPPMLYPTHAVGGVLGAVPAHAVSVSCVGVKDDRNDGVFDKEVSMFGNDFSNATALFELNDGGVMRTNEMRRVGYPSHIRESRFRFFGTEASFEQLANVTVWQDKENVHDISEQLETQPSMSLDDPSLANVAPELRDAFVSGLSPVHDADRLPEEFRGAPNGHEGSHHFLVDDFVTAVNAGTLPPVNAWVAARFTLPGIVAHESALRGGERLPIRDFGDAPGI; encoded by the coding sequence ATGACGTTTTCAATCGGCGTAGTAGGAGTTGGCCAGTTCGGCGGCCAGTTCGCGCACCTTTTCAATCTCCACCCCGGCGTTAGCTCCGTGTATGTCGTGGATGAAGTTTCACTGCGTGCAGCCGAAGCGGCGGACCGCCTGCACCTCGCCGGTGTGAAGGCGAGTTTTAATGAACTATTGGAATCCGACGTCGACGCCGTCGCCATCTTCACCCAGCGCTGGACGCACGGTCCGCTGGTGGAGCAGGCGCTCCGCGCAGGCAAGCACGTCTACTCAGCCGTCCCCATGGCTATTTCCGAGGAAGAGATCGCCCGCATCATCAATGCCGTGCGCGAGACCGGAAAGGTCTACATGATGGGGGAAACCAGCTATTACAACCCTGCCACCGTCTACGCACGCAAGCAGCATGCCGCCGGCCGCTTCGGGCGGATCTTCTACACCGAAGGTGACTACGTCCACGACATGGACCTGGGTTTCTACGATGCTTACCAGTACAGCGGCGGTGAGCGCTGGAAGGAAACCGCCAGCTACCCGCCGATGCTGTACCCCACGCACGCTGTCGGGGGAGTGTTGGGTGCCGTCCCCGCCCATGCCGTCAGCGTCAGCTGCGTCGGAGTCAAGGATGACCGCAACGACGGCGTCTTTGACAAGGAAGTCAGCATGTTCGGCAATGACTTCTCGAATGCCACGGCCCTTTTTGAACTCAACGACGGCGGCGTCATGCGCACCAACGAGATGCGCCGCGTGGGCTACCCCTCACACATCAGGGAGTCCCGGTTCCGGTTCTTCGGGACGGAAGCCAGCTTTGAACAGCTCGCAAATGTCACGGTCTGGCAGGACAAGGAAAACGTCCACGACATTTCCGAGCAGCTGGAAACACAGCCCAGCATGTCCCTGGATGACCCGTCACTGGCCAACGTTGCGCCGGAACTGAGGGACGCCTTCGTCTCGGGGCTCTCGCCGGTCCATGACGCTGACCGGCTGCCGGAGGAGTTCCGCGGCGCACCGAACGGCCACGAAGGCAGCCACCACTTCCTGGTGGATGACTTCGTAACAGCGGTCAACGCCGGCACGCTGCCGCCGGTCAATGCTTGGGTTGCCGCCCGGTTCACGCTGCCCGGCATCGTGGCGCACGAGTCGGCCCTCCGCGGCGGGGAACGGTTGCCCATCCGCGACTTCGGCGACGCCCCGGGGATCTGA
- the nth gene encoding endonuclease III, with amino-acid sequence MATSRRPGSGPATAAPESLLALKRRARRINKALADKYPYAHAELDFRNPFELVVATVLSAQTTDVLVNQVTKILFARYPDARAMSEADPAELEAILQPTGFFRAKTKNVMALSTRLVDEYDGVVPGRLEDLVTLPGVGRKTANVVLGNAFGVPGITVDTHFGRLARRFGWTTSEDPVQIEFDVAELFEPKDWTMLSHRVVFHGRRVCHSRKPACGACPVANWCPSYGLGETDPAKAATLLKYELAPGSEILLERLLAETHRAAEIRMESQRRLP; translated from the coding sequence GTGGCCACCTCCCGCAGACCCGGATCCGGCCCGGCCACGGCAGCTCCGGAGTCTTTGCTGGCGTTGAAGCGCCGGGCGCGCCGGATCAACAAGGCCCTCGCGGACAAGTATCCGTACGCCCACGCGGAGCTGGATTTCCGGAACCCGTTCGAGCTGGTGGTGGCCACGGTCCTGTCGGCCCAGACCACCGATGTGCTGGTCAACCAGGTCACCAAGATCCTGTTTGCGCGCTACCCGGACGCCCGGGCCATGTCAGAGGCCGATCCCGCCGAGCTCGAAGCGATCCTGCAGCCCACCGGCTTTTTCCGGGCCAAAACGAAGAACGTGATGGCGCTGAGCACGCGCCTGGTGGACGAGTACGACGGCGTGGTCCCCGGCCGGCTGGAGGACCTGGTCACGCTGCCCGGAGTGGGCCGCAAAACCGCCAACGTGGTGCTGGGCAATGCCTTCGGCGTCCCCGGGATAACCGTGGATACGCACTTCGGCCGGCTCGCACGGCGCTTCGGCTGGACCACATCCGAGGATCCGGTGCAGATCGAATTCGACGTCGCGGAGCTGTTTGAGCCCAAGGACTGGACCATGCTCTCGCACCGGGTGGTGTTCCACGGGCGGCGGGTGTGCCACTCACGGAAGCCTGCCTGCGGTGCGTGTCCGGTAGCCAACTGGTGCCCCAGCTACGGGTTGGGCGAGACGGATCCCGCCAAAGCCGCCACACTCCTCAAATACGAGTTGGCGCCCGGGAGCGAGATTCTCCTGGAACGGTTGCTGGCCGAGACGCACCGCGCCGCTGAAATCCGGATGGAATCGCAGAGGCGGCTGCCGTGA
- a CDS encoding sugar ABC transporter permease: MGDLRIAMVFIFPAMIGFVAFFLIPTIRGVYLSFTEYSILGDPTWIGIKNYTAIFADELFWNAMSVTLQYVALNIGFQTVIALGLALLMHRVAKSTFIRGALLLPFLVANVIVALLWFWMLDYQLGIVNEIISWLGGPRIAFFGSEQWAIPTIAFVNVWRHMGYTALLIFAGLQSIPSHVYEVASLDGASPTRTFWSITMPLLRPVLVLVLVVTVIGSFQVFDTVAVTTAGGPINASRVIQMYIYQKAFTESDFGYASALSVILFVILALVAFVQMKFLKGNESDLD, from the coding sequence ATGGGCGATCTGAGGATCGCGATGGTGTTTATCTTCCCGGCGATGATCGGCTTCGTGGCGTTTTTCCTGATCCCCACGATCCGGGGTGTTTACCTCAGCTTCACCGAGTACAGCATCCTGGGTGATCCGACCTGGATCGGGATCAAGAACTACACCGCGATTTTCGCTGATGAACTGTTCTGGAACGCCATGAGCGTGACCCTGCAGTACGTGGCACTGAACATCGGTTTCCAGACCGTCATTGCCCTGGGCCTGGCGCTGCTGATGCACCGGGTCGCGAAATCCACGTTCATCCGGGGCGCCCTGCTGCTGCCGTTCCTGGTGGCCAACGTGATCGTCGCCCTCCTGTGGTTCTGGATGCTCGACTACCAGCTGGGCATCGTCAACGAAATCATCAGCTGGCTGGGCGGGCCCCGCATCGCGTTCTTCGGCAGCGAGCAATGGGCCATTCCCACCATCGCCTTCGTGAACGTCTGGCGCCACATGGGCTACACCGCCCTGCTGATCTTCGCCGGACTGCAGTCGATCCCCAGCCACGTCTACGAGGTCGCCTCCCTGGACGGGGCATCGCCGACAAGGACGTTCTGGTCCATCACCATGCCGCTGCTGCGCCCGGTCCTGGTACTCGTCCTGGTGGTCACCGTCATCGGTTCGTTCCAGGTCTTCGACACCGTGGCCGTCACCACCGCCGGTGGGCCCATCAACGCCTCCCGCGTCATCCAGATGTACATCTACCAGAAAGCCTTCACCGAGTCGGACTTCGGGTACGCCTCCGCACTCTCTGTCATTCTCTTCGTCATCCTCGCCCTGGTCGCCTTCGTTCAAATGAAGTTCCTCAAGGGCAACGAATCGGACCTGGACTAA
- a CDS encoding ABC transporter substrate-binding protein, whose amino-acid sequence MASQFDASATAFPSRRSILKTVGVGAAGLAGIPFLAACTGGSAPSATGSDSAGLTFGSGSSDDVPKRAYQAVTDAFTAKSGKKVTTNVVPHNDFQMKISSYLQGSPDDTFTWFAGYRMQYYAGKGLLAPIDDVWETIGGNYSDALKKASTGPDGKMYFVPNYNYPWGFFYRKSLWAEKGYEVPETFDALKALATKMQADGIIPIGFADKDGWPAMGTFDYMNMRLNGYQFHVDLCAHKESWDQQKVSTVFDTWAALLPFQDPGALGQTWQDAAKALEAKKTGMYLLGSFVTQQFTDPAVLADIDFFAFPEIAMEGRDAVEAPIDGLLLSKKGGENKAARDFMAFLGTAEAQNAYAAVDASNIATAKGTDTSKFSPLNKKCADTIADAKYISQFFDRDALPAMANNVMIPALQSFIKDGKMDVKNLEAQAKTLYAAQ is encoded by the coding sequence ATGGCTTCACAGTTTGATGCGTCTGCAACTGCTTTTCCCAGCAGGCGGAGCATCCTCAAGACCGTTGGCGTAGGCGCGGCAGGCCTGGCCGGCATTCCATTCCTCGCGGCCTGCACGGGCGGAAGTGCGCCGTCCGCCACCGGTTCCGACTCCGCCGGCCTTACCTTCGGTTCCGGGTCCTCCGATGACGTCCCCAAGCGGGCGTACCAGGCTGTCACCGACGCCTTCACGGCCAAGTCCGGCAAGAAGGTCACCACGAACGTGGTCCCCCACAATGATTTCCAGATGAAGATTAGTTCGTACCTGCAGGGCTCTCCGGACGATACGTTCACCTGGTTCGCCGGATACCGCATGCAGTACTACGCAGGCAAAGGGCTCCTTGCACCCATCGATGACGTCTGGGAAACCATCGGTGGCAACTACTCCGATGCCCTGAAGAAAGCCTCCACCGGACCGGACGGCAAGATGTACTTCGTGCCCAACTACAACTACCCGTGGGGGTTCTTCTACCGGAAGAGCCTCTGGGCCGAAAAGGGGTACGAGGTGCCGGAGACCTTTGACGCCCTCAAGGCCCTCGCCACGAAGATGCAGGCAGATGGCATCATTCCCATCGGCTTCGCCGACAAGGACGGCTGGCCGGCCATGGGCACCTTCGACTACATGAACATGCGGCTCAACGGCTACCAGTTCCATGTGGACCTGTGCGCACACAAGGAATCCTGGGACCAGCAAAAGGTCAGCACGGTCTTTGACACCTGGGCGGCGCTCCTTCCCTTCCAGGATCCGGGAGCCCTCGGCCAGACCTGGCAGGACGCCGCCAAGGCGCTGGAAGCCAAGAAGACCGGCATGTACCTGCTGGGTTCCTTCGTCACCCAGCAATTCACCGACCCGGCGGTGCTGGCGGACATCGATTTCTTCGCCTTTCCGGAGATCGCCATGGAAGGCCGCGACGCCGTCGAAGCCCCCATCGACGGCCTCCTGCTGTCAAAAAAGGGCGGGGAGAACAAGGCGGCGCGCGACTTTATGGCGTTCCTCGGCACCGCCGAGGCCCAGAACGCCTACGCCGCCGTGGATGCGTCCAACATCGCCACCGCCAAGGGCACGGACACGTCCAAGTTCAGCCCGCTCAACAAAAAGTGTGCGGACACCATCGCGGACGCGAAGTACATCAGCCAGTTCTTCGACCGCGATGCCCTGCCGGCCATGGCCAACAACGTGATGATCCCGGCCCTGCAGAGCTTCATCAAGGACGGCAAAATGGACGTCAAAAACCTTGAGGCCCAGGCTAAGACGCTCTACGCCGCGCAGTAG
- a CDS encoding sugar ABC transporter permease produces MSSTAQELIPPEAREPGGGRIRRARGGRVRRLTGRDKVVLSLMVGIPTLIELTLVWLPTLMSVGLSFSRWNGLDLADIRPAGSSNYQYITQDYPPFWPAVQHNLLWLLFLALIATPLGLLLAVLLDQNIRGSKIYQSIFFAPVMLSLALIGIIWQLFYQRDNGLLNFLLGTAGTPQAVDWFGDSSVNIWAAMIAATWRHAGYVMLLYLAGLKGVDPTLKEAAAIDGASAGQTFFRVVFPAMRPINIVIVVITIIESLRAFDVVYVINRGTNGLEMLSALVVQNLVGEGQVIGVGSALAVVLLVISLVPIVFYLSRTFGKENKA; encoded by the coding sequence ATGAGCAGCACCGCACAAGAACTGATACCGCCGGAAGCGCGGGAGCCCGGCGGCGGCCGTATCCGGAGGGCCAGAGGCGGGCGGGTCCGCCGCCTGACCGGGCGGGACAAAGTGGTCCTGTCGCTGATGGTGGGGATCCCCACCCTGATCGAACTGACCCTGGTCTGGCTGCCGACCCTGATGTCCGTGGGGCTCAGCTTCAGCCGGTGGAACGGCCTGGACCTGGCCGACATACGCCCCGCCGGTTCGTCAAACTACCAGTACATCACCCAGGACTACCCGCCCTTTTGGCCGGCCGTGCAGCACAACCTGCTGTGGCTCCTGTTCCTGGCCCTGATTGCCACACCGCTGGGCCTGCTGCTCGCCGTGCTGCTGGACCAGAACATCAGGGGCAGCAAGATTTACCAGAGCATCTTCTTCGCACCCGTGATGTTGTCGCTGGCCCTGATCGGCATCATCTGGCAGCTCTTTTACCAGCGCGACAACGGACTCTTGAACTTCCTTCTGGGCACCGCCGGGACGCCGCAGGCCGTTGACTGGTTCGGGGACTCCTCCGTGAACATCTGGGCCGCCATGATCGCAGCGACGTGGCGGCATGCCGGCTACGTCATGCTCCTGTACCTGGCCGGGCTGAAGGGCGTGGACCCGACCCTCAAGGAAGCCGCCGCCATCGACGGAGCCAGCGCCGGGCAGACCTTCTTCCGCGTGGTGTTCCCGGCCATGCGCCCCATCAACATCGTCATCGTGGTGATCACCATCATCGAATCGTTGCGGGCGTTTGATGTCGTTTACGTCATCAACCGCGGAACCAACGGCTTGGAAATGCTCAGCGCCCTGGTGGTCCAGAACCTCGTGGGCGAAGGCCAGGTGATCGGCGTCGGCTCCGCCCTGGCAGTGGTGCTGCTGGTCATTTCCCTCGTCCCGATCGTCTTCTACCTCAGCCGGACCTTTGGCAAGGAGAACAAAGCATGA
- a CDS encoding LacI family DNA-binding transcriptional regulator encodes MTTPAVQAPRGPVTRKDVARYAGVSTAVVSYVVNGGPKKVAPATEAKVQDAIRRLGYRPNAAARALKLGSSETIGLVIPDNSNPFFSLLAHAVEDAAAELGYALLLTNSDGDLAKELRHVRNLAARQVDGVILSSVLMEPGLADLESAEIPVVLLNHSADAPGFKSVGVDLVGGAKSAVEHLIGHGHTSIALAMGTNTGNSYDGREEGWLQALAGAGLPEGPIVRTAFTREGGYAAGKRLLASASRPTAIFATSDLQAVGILRALHEAGLSIPNDIALASFDGSAEAEYSWPPLTTVKQPAKAMADAAVSALIGAHRGRESEHLIFPAELQIRQSCGCP; translated from the coding sequence ATGACGACTCCCGCAGTGCAGGCCCCGCGCGGCCCGGTAACCCGCAAGGATGTTGCCCGGTACGCGGGCGTTAGCACCGCCGTCGTCAGCTATGTAGTGAACGGCGGGCCCAAGAAAGTGGCCCCGGCCACGGAAGCGAAAGTGCAGGATGCAATCCGCCGGCTGGGGTACCGTCCAAACGCTGCCGCGCGGGCCTTGAAACTGGGATCCAGCGAAACAATTGGGCTGGTCATTCCGGACAACAGCAACCCTTTCTTCTCGTTGCTGGCACACGCAGTGGAAGATGCTGCCGCCGAACTGGGCTATGCCCTGCTGCTTACCAACTCGGATGGAGACCTCGCGAAGGAACTCCGGCACGTCCGCAACCTTGCGGCACGCCAGGTGGACGGCGTCATACTGTCCAGTGTCTTGATGGAACCGGGCCTGGCGGACCTTGAATCGGCGGAGATACCTGTTGTTCTCCTGAACCACAGTGCCGATGCGCCCGGATTCAAAAGCGTGGGCGTGGATCTGGTGGGGGGCGCAAAATCAGCCGTTGAACACTTGATCGGCCACGGACACACCAGTATCGCCCTCGCCATGGGTACAAACACCGGCAACTCTTATGACGGCCGTGAAGAGGGCTGGCTGCAGGCTCTGGCCGGGGCGGGCCTGCCCGAAGGCCCCATTGTCCGTACCGCCTTCACCCGGGAAGGCGGCTACGCCGCAGGGAAACGACTCCTGGCCTCCGCGAGCCGTCCGACGGCCATTTTTGCCACCTCTGACCTGCAGGCTGTCGGTATCCTCCGGGCACTCCACGAGGCGGGACTGTCGATCCCCAATGACATTGCCCTGGCGTCGTTCGACGGTTCAGCCGAAGCTGAGTACAGCTGGCCTCCCCTCACAACAGTGAAACAGCCGGCAAAGGCAATGGCGGACGCCGCTGTCAGCGCCCTAATAGGCGCCCATCGCGGCCGCGAATCGGAACACCTCATCTTTCCTGCTGAGTTGCAGATCCGGCAGTCCTGCGGCTGCCCCTAG
- a CDS encoding CoA pyrophosphatase, with protein MSARQDLIDLVRRSDSGDVTAPNTAWAALTVDESIARKAAVLMLFGVLDDVPAVSGKPLAAADLDVLLLERAHTLGSHPGQVAFPGGSIDGDETPVAAALREAEEETGLDSAGVEVLGVLQELGLARSNFLVTPVLGWWASPSPVHVVDYAESAQVFRIPVRDLLDPANRVTATVSRDGRTFSSPAFAVSGVLVWGFTGIILDGLFEQLGWAVPWDRARLHEVAF; from the coding sequence GTGAGCGCACGCCAGGACCTGATCGACCTGGTGCGCAGATCGGACAGCGGCGACGTCACGGCGCCGAACACTGCCTGGGCGGCCCTGACCGTGGACGAATCCATTGCCCGCAAGGCGGCCGTCCTGATGCTTTTTGGTGTGCTGGACGACGTTCCGGCCGTCTCCGGCAAACCCCTGGCCGCGGCGGACCTTGACGTCCTGCTGCTGGAACGCGCGCACACCCTGGGTTCCCACCCCGGCCAGGTCGCTTTTCCCGGTGGTTCCATCGACGGCGACGAAACTCCGGTTGCGGCAGCCCTCCGGGAAGCCGAAGAGGAAACCGGGCTGGACTCCGCCGGGGTGGAGGTCCTCGGCGTGCTGCAGGAGCTTGGGCTGGCCCGCAGCAACTTCCTGGTGACGCCGGTGCTCGGGTGGTGGGCGTCGCCGTCGCCGGTTCACGTGGTGGACTACGCCGAATCCGCCCAGGTTTTCCGGATCCCGGTCCGGGACCTGCTGGATCCGGCCAACCGGGTGACGGCGACGGTCAGCCGCGATGGCAGGACCTTCAGCAGCCCCGCCTTCGCGGTCAGCGGTGTGCTGGTCTGGGGCTTCACAGGAATCATCCTGGATGGCCTCTTTGAGCAGCTGGGCTGGGCCGTGCCGTGGGACCGCGCCCGGCTGCACGAGGTGGCCTTCTAG
- a CDS encoding bifunctional 3'-5' exonuclease/DNA polymerase gives MYLLLAAHAHGAALQQVTQAGDPHPDRPEPRLISASELAGVVRHLENRPREAPPRWIWHRTQDWYPALLAAGVEVDRCYDLSLRGNILAYSQFAAHTEYARNAEKEPLDDPQELPRTLQPPPPPADQGALFDDVRQRTPRHTLAELRAEYAAQQAALADAAPEENKRKRLQLLLAAESAGAMIAAEMQHTGVPWREDLHEQILADYLGPRPPSGHRPAKLEALNTELRGLLNSPGLNPDSPQELMRALHRNGIEVKSTRQWELMESSHPAIEPLLAYKKLSRLHTANGWAWLDAWVANGRFQPEYVVGGVVSGRWASRGGGALQIPRQIRGAVHADPGHKLIVADASQLEPRVLVALAQDSKMAEAARDKDLYAGIAAQGFGGDRAKAKIALLGAIYGATTGESGRLMPQLARTYPRAVGFVEQAARDGEAGGTVTTRLGRSSPPPSEGWFRSQQSATAEEQRRAESIARSRGRFTRNFVVQGSAADWAACWLAELRRRLRALRADGSVAAELVFFLHDEVMVHAPEAGVQACVRAIEEAAAAAKELLFGPIPVEFPVSVAVVDSYDNAK, from the coding sequence ATGTATCTGCTGCTCGCCGCCCACGCCCACGGCGCAGCCCTCCAGCAGGTCACCCAGGCCGGCGATCCGCACCCCGACCGCCCCGAACCGCGCCTCATCAGCGCAAGCGAGCTGGCCGGCGTCGTACGCCACCTGGAAAACCGGCCCCGCGAGGCGCCGCCCCGTTGGATCTGGCACCGGACCCAGGACTGGTACCCCGCGCTGCTGGCGGCGGGCGTGGAAGTGGACCGCTGCTATGACCTCAGCCTGCGCGGCAATATCCTGGCGTATTCGCAGTTCGCCGCCCACACGGAGTACGCCCGGAACGCCGAAAAGGAACCGCTCGACGATCCCCAGGAGCTGCCCCGCACCCTCCAGCCGCCGCCCCCGCCAGCGGACCAGGGCGCGCTCTTTGACGACGTCCGCCAACGGACACCGCGCCACACCCTGGCGGAGCTCCGCGCCGAATACGCCGCCCAGCAGGCTGCACTGGCCGATGCGGCTCCGGAGGAAAACAAGCGGAAGCGGCTCCAGCTGCTGCTGGCCGCCGAATCCGCCGGCGCCATGATCGCCGCGGAGATGCAGCACACCGGTGTCCCGTGGCGCGAGGACCTGCATGAGCAGATCCTCGCCGACTACCTCGGGCCGCGCCCTCCGTCAGGCCACCGCCCCGCGAAGCTGGAGGCCCTGAACACCGAACTGCGGGGGCTGCTCAACTCGCCCGGGCTGAACCCGGACTCGCCGCAGGAACTGATGCGCGCCCTGCACCGCAACGGCATCGAAGTGAAGAGCACGCGGCAGTGGGAGCTGATGGAGTCCAGCCATCCTGCCATTGAACCGCTCCTCGCCTACAAGAAACTGTCCCGGCTGCACACCGCCAACGGCTGGGCCTGGCTGGACGCCTGGGTAGCCAACGGCCGCTTCCAGCCCGAGTACGTGGTGGGCGGCGTGGTGTCCGGCCGCTGGGCCTCCCGGGGCGGCGGTGCCCTGCAGATCCCGCGCCAGATCCGCGGCGCCGTCCACGCGGATCCCGGCCACAAGCTCATCGTCGCGGACGCCTCACAGCTGGAACCCCGGGTGCTGGTGGCGCTAGCGCAGGACTCCAAAATGGCTGAAGCGGCGCGCGACAAGGACCTGTACGCCGGCATCGCAGCCCAGGGTTTCGGCGGCGACCGCGCCAAGGCGAAGATCGCCCTCCTGGGCGCCATCTATGGTGCCACCACGGGCGAATCCGGGCGCCTGATGCCGCAGCTGGCACGGACGTACCCCCGCGCCGTCGGCTTTGTGGAGCAGGCGGCACGCGACGGCGAGGCCGGCGGCACCGTGACCACCCGGCTTGGCCGGAGCAGCCCGCCGCCATCGGAAGGGTGGTTCCGGAGCCAGCAGTCGGCCACCGCCGAAGAGCAGCGCCGCGCGGAATCCATTGCCCGTTCCCGCGGCCGCTTCACGCGCAATTTTGTGGTGCAGGGATCCGCCGCCGACTGGGCGGCGTGCTGGCTGGCGGAATTACGACGGCGGCTGCGGGCCTTGCGTGCCGACGGTTCCGTTGCGGCGGAGCTGGTGTTCTTCCTGCACGACGAGGTGATGGTCCATGCCCCCGAGGCCGGCGTCCAGGCCTGCGTCCGGGCCATCGAGGAAGCCGCCGCCGCCGCGAAGGAACTGCTGTTCGGTCCTATCCCGGTGGAATTCCCCGTCAGCGTGGCCGTGGTGGATTCCTACGACAACGCAAAGTAG
- a CDS encoding carbohydrate ABC transporter permease, whose protein sequence is MSTTAARTGRTSAAAAPRSGSRPKRHYGTHIFLTAVAVMWLIPLGWSLFTALRPVASTNQYGYFSFAGDFNFDNFAQAWTQGGFATYFWNSVIITVPAVLLTLFLASLTAFAVSRVSWKFNITLLIMFTAGNLLPPQVLAAPLFEMAKHFEVPYSFSDSGNMLNTYIIVIAVNTAFQMGFCTFVLSNYMKALSADLTEAALVDGAGIWRQYREIIMPLCRPAFAALGTLQVIFIYNDYFWPLIFIQSGSRLPITTAINNLQGEFLSNYNLLAAGAVITVIPTLVIYLLLQRQFVAGLTLGSSKG, encoded by the coding sequence ATGAGCACCACCGCAGCCCGCACGGGCCGTACATCCGCCGCAGCGGCGCCCCGGTCTGGCAGCAGGCCCAAACGCCACTACGGAACACACATCTTCCTCACGGCCGTGGCCGTCATGTGGCTCATCCCGCTGGGGTGGTCGCTTTTCACGGCCCTCCGTCCGGTGGCCTCGACGAACCAGTACGGCTATTTCAGCTTTGCCGGCGACTTCAACTTCGACAATTTCGCCCAGGCCTGGACCCAGGGCGGATTCGCCACATACTTCTGGAACTCGGTCATCATCACCGTCCCGGCTGTGCTGCTGACCCTGTTCCTTGCCTCCCTCACGGCCTTCGCCGTCAGCCGGGTGAGCTGGAAGTTCAACATCACGCTGCTCATCATGTTCACCGCCGGCAACCTGCTTCCCCCGCAGGTCCTTGCCGCCCCGCTGTTCGAGATGGCAAAGCACTTCGAAGTGCCGTACTCGTTCAGCGACTCCGGAAACATGCTGAACACCTACATCATAGTGATCGCGGTCAATACCGCCTTCCAGATGGGTTTCTGCACCTTCGTGCTGTCCAACTACATGAAGGCCCTCTCCGCAGACCTGACCGAGGCCGCCCTGGTGGACGGGGCCGGCATCTGGCGGCAGTACCGGGAGATCATCATGCCGCTCTGCCGGCCGGCTTTCGCCGCCCTCGGCACCCTGCAGGTCATCTTCATCTACAACGACTACTTCTGGCCCCTTATCTTCATCCAGAGCGGCAGCCGGCTTCCGATCACCACGGCCATCAACAACCTGCAGGGCGAATTCCTGAGCAACTACAACCTCCTGGCGGCGGGTGCCGTCATCACTGTCATCCCCACACTGGTGATCTACCTGCTCCTGCAGCGGCAGTTTGTTGCGGGGCTGACTCTTGGTTCCAGCAAGGGGTAG